In Solanum pennellii chromosome 7, SPENNV200, the following are encoded in one genomic region:
- the LOC107023947 gene encoding FBD-associated F-box protein At2g26860-like, with amino-acid sequence MNMSAKQRSSVFDEDLFSGLPDAILIHILSLLPSKDVVNIMLIRRFHHLWPFIHTLNFEQCMWPRHICGCYARGSRPIYDEKYVNFVRHVLLLHKGPTINKFCLKLHFRSFYEFWLRASGRTNIWQYDFLRSEKRMGNEIGTWIQFALNKNLKVLDLSFYEHGTDHPHAFYELPNCVLSCPHLVELRLTYCKINLKRNSELKSLKTLYLDNVLLMEQSMNYILSGCPMLEELTLQLCYSHKGVVLLNSNLKTLKLHIRWFQPRIRISCPTLLSFDMSGAVELLDIANVASIAEVSVKRNLIFDFNEDNNYQNLRKFLQIFSGAKTLKLCSWLALAFSMWQLNNLPSPTFSCKSLHLQLDFVIWHLPGILNLLKCCPCLENLIIEVTSYDEFTPYNALSWIHLYEFDAGEYRNMVDVPVQCLIDHLKTVKVAGIVMEKQMIQFLEYLLGHSMVLQKMKIFAKKKAPGKAYGTSNPNSLTSGKAHETSDPNSLTSDKASTSNPNSLTSDEAHEYKERLLNAPKASAAAAVFFY; translated from the exons ATGAATATGTCTGCAAAACAAAGAAGCAGTGTTTTTGACGAAGACCTCTTCAGTGGACTACCAGATGCCATCCTCATCCATATTCTCTCCTTGTTGCCATCAAAGGATGTTGTCAACATAATGTTAATTAGAAGATTTCATCACCTCTGGCCATTCATCCACACACTCAATTTCGAACAATGCATGTGGCCGCGGCACATATGTGGCTGTTATGCTCGAGGTAGTCGTCCAATCTATGATGAGAAGTATGTTAACTTTGTTCGTCATGTGCTTCTTCTTCATAAGGGCCCAACTATTAATAAGTTCTGCCTTAAGTTACATTTTAGatcattttatgaattttggCTAAGAGCATCCGGCAGAACAAACATATGGCAGTATGATTTCCTGAGGAGTGAGAAAAGGATGGGTAATGAAATTGGTACCTGGATCCAGTTCGCACTAAATAAGAATTTAAAGGTCCTTGACTTGTCTTTCTATGAGCATGGTACAGACCACCCACATGCTTTTTATGAGCTGCCTAATTGTGTTCTAAGCTGTCCTCATTTGGTTGAACTCCGGTTGACATACTGTAAGATAAATTTAAAGAGGAACAGTGAGCTCAAGTCTCTAAAAACATTATATCTTGATAATGTTTTGCTAATGGAACAGTCAATGAATTATATTCTATCTGGTTGTCCGATGCTTGAGGAATTGACGCTGCAGCTTTGCTATTCCCATAAAGGAGTGGTTCTGCtcaattcaaatttaaagaCATTGAAGCTTCACATTAGATGGTTTCAACCAAGGATACGTATCTCCTGTCCAACTCTCCTATCATTCGATATGTCTGGAGCTGTGGAGTTGCTGGATATTGCAAATGTAGCATCTATTGCTGAAGTATCTGTCAAGCGTAATCTAATATTTGACTTCAATGAGGACAATAATTACCAAAACTTGAGAAAATTCCTCCAAATATTTAGCGGGGCCAAAACTCTAAAACTATGCTCCTGGCTTGCTCTG GCATTTTCTATGTGGCAGTTGAACAATCTACCATCTCCAACCTTCAGCTGCAAATCTCTTCATCTTCAATTGGATTTTGTGATATGGCACCTACCAGGAATACTGAACTTGCTGAAGTGCTGTCCTTGCTTGGAGAATCTTATCATCGAAGTTACTTCTTACGATGAATTTACACCCTAC AATGCACTCTCCTGGATTCACCTATATGAGTTTGATGCTGGTGAATATCGGAATATGGTAGATGTTCCTGTCCAGTGCTTGATTGATCACCTCAAGACGGTGAAGGTAGCTGGTATCGTAATGGAGAAACAGATGATTCAGTTTCTGGAATATTTGCTCGGGCATTCCATGGTGTTACAGAAAATGAAGATATTTGCAAAAAAGAAAGCCCCTGGTAAGGCTTATGGAACCTCTAACCCAAATAGTCTTACATCTGGTAAGGCTCATG